The Leishmania panamensis strain MHOM/PA/94/PSC-1 chromosome 5 sequence genomic sequence GGCGGCAGTACAGACTTGTAACCGTCCGCGACGATCGCCTCTACCGACGCCTGCGGCGCTCTCTCCGCGTTGTTCTGGCGGTCATTTGCCGGTGCGATCGTCGGCCGCCGTGCGTTGGCGGGCGATGACACGAGCAACGCCCACGGCgacgctgtggtggcgggcGGGGGCGACTGCACTGACCTCGTGAGCTCCTCCGCCAGCGACCCGTTTACCAATAGCGGGTTGCCGCTGATGTCGAGACGACGCAGACGAGTCAGTGCTGGGGCACAcgtggcggaggcagcggaagAAGGCCAGCGTATTGGGGTGAAGAGTCGGCGCACGTAGCGAACGTCTTCGATGTAGTTATGCGATAGGTCCAGGTGCGTCAGAGCCGTACACCACGGGCGCAGGAGAACGTGCGCTGACAAGGGCGTGGCGCCGAATGTAGTTCCCATTTCAGCGCCTGCCAACTCCACCCACAGTATGTCCGGGAGGGCACGCCCACGCAAGCGGTTGTGCGAGAGGATAAGCACGACACCGGGCCTGTTGCTGCCGATGCCGCCCGGAGACCAGCTCAagggtggctgctgctgatgtgaGTGGCGGGTATGATAGTGATGGTGTGGATGTCCAGCACTGCTAGGCACGTTGGAGTGCCGATGTGTTTCTGCCTCGAGTGAGGTCAGGAAGCTGACGGAGATGGGTGCATGGCCTTCGTTGTCGCTACTGTCAACGCGCTCGAGGGTGATCTCTTCGTCGTCATTCAGCGCGGCAACATCAGCGAAcagctgtgcagctgcggcagcgccttcCACGGCGGATGTCCCCCTGTGCGAGAGCGCGGGCATGCTCTCCACCGAGACCACTCTATGCTGAACATCATGTGCGTTCACGCTACTCGGAGAGGCATCTCTCTGAGACGGTGCCGCAAGTATCAGCGGCAGTCCCTGCAGCGACTCAATGGAGTTGTAGGAAAGGTCCACATACATCAATCGCCTGCATGCCTGCATGCCATCCAGCGATGTGAGAGCGTTGTGCGTGGCGATAAGAACGGTCAACGTGTCCGCTACGCCACACAGTCCCACCAAGCTGCGTAACTGATTGTGGTTGACAAGGAGGTGCGCGAGGGAGGTAAAGGGGCGTAGGGCGCTGCTTTCCTCCCCAAGTGACATGGGCGACGCACTGACTGATGTTGCTGTTGACGGCGAAGACACCGCTGcaccggcatccgcagcaaCACGAACGCCACCTAGGCTGGAACGCGCGAAGGGTCGCTGAAGGGTACGGAGATGATTGTGGCTGAGGTCCAGCTTCATCGTAGAGGAGATTTCCGTTGCCTTGAGGCCATAGCTGCGCGGGTGCACCTCCCCCAGCTCATAGATTTGTCGTCGTTCGAGTGAGACAGACATGATCCGgatggtgccgccgccgtctttGCCGCGACGTCGAtacagtgaggaggaggaggaggggagaaagggaaaccAAAAGAGGAAGTCGACTGGGAGAGCGACTCTCCAGCAGTGTCCAAGTGAAGGGTTGGGTGAATCGGGGGTGTAGAGCAGCGATGGTGGAGCGCGCAGGACAGGAGAGTCTGTGTATCTGTGCAAGTACAGGAGCTCTCTGTATGATTGGCGCAGTGTGAGGTGGATCGCTGTGAGATGGTGATGAGGACCGCCGTGGGCCGAGCAGATGAACGGCGATGGGGCCAccggcgaaagagagaaggtcTAACAAACACCCGTGTGCAGAGCTTGTAGGAGCGGGCGAAGGGATGGGGGGACATCACACCAGCGCACGCACAAAAATGAATGCAGCCACCTCACGTCTTTTTACAAGCTGCGTTGGATGGCtaaggagggaagggggggggtagcggAGAGGTagagggcggaggagaggaagtggtggtggtggtggtgccgagAATGGGAGCaggtggggagggaaagagagcactgtgagagagggaaggccTCGGACTATGTGCGTCTGACATCAGAGGTGGGCGGCCTCGGCGCGTCTGCACCACTGAGGGTGTGAGAATGAGGTGAGCGGAAGTGTGACTGTGTACTCTTCGTAAGGCGGTGCCACTATCTAAcatacgtgtgtgcgcgtgtgcgcgcttcaTGGCTGCTAAAATGGACGGTGCGAAGAAGGTGCGGTGtaggtgggggtggggtgtgacgcacacacgcacatccgcccgcgctgtgtgcgtgtgcttttATTCTTTGCCCTCCATTTCTCCGTCGGGAGCAACCTCAGCTGACGCGTCTCCACCGCATCCGTATCGCGCCGCTAAGCGTCGGTTACGACGACGGCGCATCGTCTCCTGCTccgtcagctgctgcgccgcttgcACTACTTCCTCTATGGTCGGTCGGCGCCCTGAGCGGCGGTTGCCCTGGTGTGCCGCATCGTCATCACTACTGCGACTATTATTGGATGAGTTGCTGCTTGATGTGGCGTAGTCGCTGCTGTCCGCACCGCGATACTCGGAGGCGTAGCGGACGCGGTTGTGGGAACGACGGATACAGCGGGCGATGGCCCACATAATCAGGACAGCCGGAATGCAGAGGAATATGAGAAACATTAAGATGTactcgtcgtcctcgacgagagagcgggagatGTTGTTGAAGGCCTCGATAGTATACTTGCTGTACCCCCATGCTATGCCCACCAGGTACTCAGCAAAGCGCGACATGTTGGCGCATGCAAAGCTATGCCGGACGGacgggaaaaaaaatgaagtGGGGATGCAGgggtgggtggcggtgggggcgtgtgcgcgggtgATGGGTCCCTTGCGCTTTGTTTCTTTTCACAAGTACCCGCACAGACCCCCGCCAGCGGTCGTGCCGCGATGGAAGGGGCCGGCGGAGCCATTCCCCCCTGGTTCCCATCAATCCACTCGCGAGAGGAGATGGCCCACGTGGCGAACGTCATGCGCTGGTTACTGGCATGGtgcaaggaggagaggggtggcaGAGGGCAACGGCTCATCACAGTCGTCTAGCCGCGCACATACGCGAGTATGTTGTACGTGTCTGTATATACGTGTGAGGGGGGCGACAGTGCTCTCGGTGTGATTGCGCtgcccactccctccccccccccgtcatCCACCGGCAAGagatggggggaggagacacCATAGTTCGTTAGTTAAAGGCAACCATAACAGCTCATGAGGAGGGGAGCGGGGGTCAACCTCGGAGTGGTAGTAGtgacggagaggagggagggaggggggggggacaacGTAGCAGACATACACCGTGAACTCCACACCAAACGCGAAAGGAGCAACGACACTAATGTAATCGGCCGTTCGTCGTGTGTGCGCAGTGCtgtttctccccccttcactctTCGCACCGTCCCCGCTCGTGTCCTATGCCTTCGCCTTGTGCTTGAGCTTGCGCATGCCCTTCTGGTAGAACTGCATGAAGAGGTATAGTAGCGTCATGTGGtagcacagctgcagcaccgcccacTTCTTCGGGATATGCAAGTCCAACACGACGACCAGCACCGCATGCAAGATGCAAAGAACAAACTGAATCATCTGTATCTGCGTTAGGTACTTCTTGAGCGGGTTCTTGTAGCCGAGGGAGGTATACAGATAGTGGAAGTACATGAGCGCGTGGACGGCAGAGTTGATCCACGCGCCGAAGAAGGCGGTGCCGTTCGCgacgccgtgctgcagcaggagcccCCAGATGAAGCCGATCGTCAAGTGATGGTAGATGTGCAGGAAGGtgagctgctcctctttcttaCGCAGAAGCATGAAGTACGTATCAAACATGTCGAGAAACTTCGTGAGGTAGTGAATGAAGATCCAGTACTCGATGGTGCTCGTGAAGTGGCCGTTCAAGTTGAAGACGCCGTAGCCAAGGAACTGGCCGAGGTTGATCGCCATCGTCAGCGACAACACCACCTGCGTCATGTTGTACAGAATCATGGGGTACTTGAGCAAGTACGCCGTGCGCCCCGCCATAAACTTGTAGAGcaggatgacgacgacgaggtaGCCAATGTGGCTCACAATCAACCCAGGGTAGGCCACGAAGGTGTTGAGCTCTGCGTGGAAGCAGAGGGATTTCTTCCCAATGCACTGACTGGCATCCGCGAGCTTCATCTCCTCGATAAGAGAGTGCTATgccgaaagagagagagagagagaaagggaaggacaGAGCGAGCCGACAGGTGCTGAGTGTTGCTGCCAGGTGATAGAGGTCTGTGTGGGCAGGTGCATATGTgcggtgagagagggggagggagatgcGTAACGCTGGGGGAGTGGCAGCCACTGCGTTTCTTCAGaggggtgtggggtggggatTAAAAGGGCGTCAACGATGTAcgcgcgagtgtgtgtgtgtgtgcgtgtgtcaaacaaacgcacgcacgtacaaGTGTGAGTGGGCCGCAATGCAGTGCTACTtcggcgaggcggaggtgatgcCGATGTTCTTATTCGTTCGAGTGATGTCTTGTgaggtgcagagagagaaacgaagagagagagagagcgctaGACGGAGCAAAGGGAATGGTGGGAGCTTCGGGCGGGCGGGGCGGGCCATCAACACACAGTTGCCCACTCGcgcctcccttctccacATTCTCCACATCCACCCACGCAGCTATAAGAGATGCCTATACAACCACACCTACCCAGGCCACATCCACCCATCTAATATAGATCGATAGATGTGTATCCATCCATATGTATGCATAGGACGGGTTTCAGTACTTCATTCCGCTCCCAGTGCCCCACGACTCCTCCCAGCACTTTGGCTTCCACCGCTGAGAcactggcggcggctgaAATGGGGCATGACCACGTTTGATGGGCTCGCGCCCTTCGCGGATGTCGCCGAGGTCTGTGAGCCCCAATTCTTTCCGGATCGCGAGCCGTTCGTCCTCTAATTGGTCCGACTCGATGCGCATACGCTCCAACTCCGGCGTCGTGAGGTCGGGCACGGCGTCGTGGTAAGGAATGCCCAAGTCAGTGCGCTCCCAGTAGTGATTCATCGGGTCCCCATCTGGCGTGTTCGGGTCCGTCGTCCCCTCCGGCGGCTTGCCgtgcggtggctgctgcttgttCCTGCGCACCTGCCGCCTGTACTCCAGCGCTTGCCACTCCATATTACGGAAGAGGTGACCCATCTCTGTCCGCATCACCTgcgtctcttcctcgttgTAGAAGAGGTCGCCACGGGCGAATCCGAGGGTCCACGTCGCACCCTGCCGCTTCTGACGGGCCGCCATCTCTTCGCCGGGCTTGCGCTCCGTCTCCCGTAGCGGCTTCGCGGTGCGATGGGCGTCGCCGTACACTTGGTCGTCGTCCAGCTCTTGGAAGGTCTGCGAGGCGCGGTTCATGTGTGCCATCAGCCTCATCAGCGCGTCCTcgacctcctcgtcctccagcACCATTGCACCAAAGAACTGCTTCTTGTAGTCGCGGAGATGTTCCTCCTCGGCTACGCTTGGCGGGTCGCCGCGGTGGCCACGCATCCACCGCTCCCACAGCCGTTCATCCGTTGTGAGCGCGCCGTACGGCTGATGCTTCTTATTGGAGTCCTTCCGGTacatgcggcgctgctcctcacgCCCCTTTAGGAATTGCCACGTCACGGTGAATTTGTTACCGAAGCGATCCTTGGCGATGAGGAGTTCCTGAGTAAAGAAGTAGCGCATGTAGTTCCAGTACGCGTACTCCCACCAGTGGATGATGCGGTTGTCTGCCAGGCCGGCGaaggtgtgctgcagccggaCCGTTTTGTCGCCAAAGGCGTCGACGGAGCGGACGTAGCGGTTCTTGTCCTTCGCGATCGCATCTCGCAcccgctgtgccgccgccgggcCGCCGATCTGTGCCGCCTCGACGATGAGCGCCTCTatgtgcgcctccaccttgcgcttctcctcctccagggCCAGTTGccgcttcgctttctccGCCAGcatctctttttcctttaCTGCGAACGCAATGGCGTCCTcctgtcgccgccgcaggtACACCAGCTTACTCGTCAAGTCATCCTTTTCATTTGCCATGCTCTTAATGTTGGAGAGAATGCTGGCGTTGGTTAGACGGTGACGTGCCGACATGTGTAGGGAGGTGGGATAGCACACCGAGCGACGAGGCGAGCACGACAGAGATGACGAAGTGACAACAGAGGTGCTCACATCACCTTGCACGGATGAAGTGAGGGACGGCACGGCGCACAGACCGGCGTTACGGTAGCGACGGTAAATTGCGCCACTCTCGTTTCCGCGCGCCGCGCCACGCAGCGCTGATCGACGCATCtgcaagaaggaaaagaggagcagctgcggaggaggtggtggtggtggtggtgggagtcTCTGTGTGGTAGAGGAGCGCTGAGTTTTTAGTAGAACGCATCCCAGcaagcaacggcagcagcagcagcagcagcagcagcagagagggaggaaaaggcgagTGTACGCGAACACAGTGATGTGACACACCCAATACAAAATGCGCGTCCTTCGATAGAAAACACCACGTGGATGCCACGTCGCGCCGCTTTCGCGAATGAAGgacagcgcacacacgcacagagagagagagagaggggaaagagggggtatagtggggaggggtgagcgAGAAAGGGAGTGACGGGAAAAATGGGCAGAGATGGACAGAgggtggtggtcgtggtggccAACGGTAATAGCAGGATGCTgcggaaagaggagaagaggtagCAGAAGGTAACAGGCCCCCACTCTTCCCCACCATCCGAGCCAAAGGGCGCTCATTCGCCACgttacacccacacacgcataggTGCATACctggtgtgtctgtgcgcctcGGTTTCATAGCCTTCCAGTGAGGTCTTTGTGCCTGCTGTTGTCTGGGGATGGGAGGCGGAAATCGAGTCTCTTCAGAAGGGAAGGCGCGTGCCCACACAGTCCAACGACAAtccgagaggggggggagcaaCTTATGTAAGGAAGCAATGCAGtttgggaggggggaggaaggtaGACGTTGCTCTAATTCATACGCCAAACAAGCGTATCTACATCGCATCTTGCTTCTCCacccctcgctctcgctccgTTGACGTGTACCCATCCACGTCAACGTGCAAACgcatggagagagggaggtggcagGTATGAGGAGCAcacaggtggtggtgggtggtggtggtggtgtcgacAAAGAGCAAAGCCAACGCCCCAACCACAATACACCAAAGAACAGCGAATGATACAGGGCAAGTATGCAGAGGCACCACACCTTCACGGAAAgatacccccccctcccccccccaccacacgcaccctcccccccccccccacacacacgcacactttgCGCATAGGCACATGTATACGTGCATTTATACCGTGTTTAGATGCGAGTAGCGAGGGGAGAGCgtgcgagagggaaagagatgaaggggggagggagggaggtggggaagGCAGCGAATAAAGCATCACCATAGACACATGGGACACATGCAGCGAGGTAACCGTAGCAAGCGGAGAAGAAACGGGCGACTCAGCAGCGGGTAGAGGTAATTTCAACATTGCTCTGAGGAGGAAGCAGGATGAatgagggaaagaaaggagaaaacaaagaacgtgcacacacgtacgtacagagagagaggcgaggaagcGACTGACTCACACTCTCCAATACGCCTTTACACAAAGGACTACCACCATTCTTATCTGATCTACTCTAAGGAGGATGACAGCAGCGACCGcaacgccagcagcagtgctcaCTCTCCaacctctcttcccccctgATGTACTCACCCGCTCCTCATCACAATCCACGGAGGCCATGGTAGGTACTCACATATTTGCATACACACGCCAGCCTTCTTCGCCACCGCTTCCCTTCCCTCGGGTCTTCCTTGGCACGCGGGTGGTCAGAATCACCCCCGACGAGTGGATGGCACCACCGTCTGCGAGACGACTTCCgcgaggcgccgcagcgccgcagcacgcaGATTGGTGTTGCGGCTCATCCGTTGCTTTTCTGAGCCTGGCGGTACGCTGGCAGAGATTTCATGCGAGGCGTCCGGTCCGCTGCCTGCCTGTGCACCTCGACGTGTCGGTGTCGATGTCGAGAATTTCGTGGCGGCACCAATCTGCCGCACCGCGGCTACAAGGCTTTCACCCATATCCCCAGAAGGCTGGCCGCAGCCACCACGAACGACGGGACAGTGCTGCTGAGATAAATTTGACGCCTGCGCGCTCTGTTTGTGAGGGCTGCCGAGGCGATCCCGAGTGGTGGAGAGTTCCGCAGTGGCAGGTGATAGCAAAGCTGAAGAGGCAAAGCGTGAAGCACCTGAACTCACTCGCGCTGCGGAAGGCCGACGAtgcggctgcgccgccgtccacGACGGCGTCGACCACCGGCGCCTGGTCTGCGCACGCGGCTTATCGGCGTCGTAGAAGACCTCTTCGTCTTCATCGGCGCCTCCGGCTTCATGCATGTCAGCAC encodes the following:
- a CDS encoding hypothetical protein (TriTrypDB/GeneDB-style sysID: LpmP.05.1140); this encodes MSVSLERRQIYELGEVHPRSYGLKATEISSTMKLDLSHNHLRTLQRPFARSSLGGVRVAADAGAAVSSPSTATSVSASPMSLGEESSALRPFTSLAHLLVNHNQLRSLVGLCGVADTLTVLIATHNALTSLDGMQACRRLMYVDLSYNSIESLQGLPLILAAPSQRDASPSSVNAHDVQHRVVSVESMPALSHRGTSAVEGAAAAAQLFADVAALNDDEEITLERVDSSDNEGHAPISVSFLTSLEAETHRHSNVPSSAGHPHHHYHTRHSHQQQPPLSWSPGGIGSNRPGVVLILSHNRLRGRALPDILWVELAGAEMGTTFGATPLSAHVLLRPWCTALTHLDLSHNYIEDVRYVRRLFTPIRWPSSAASATCAPALTRLRRLDISGNPLLVNGSLAEELTRSVQSPPPATTASPWALLVSSPANARRPTIAPANDRQNNAERAPQASVEAIVADGYKSVLPPVHFRLNYASRTLDAALQAPSPSASAVAFPSLAAAQGAMDALLTSLAERWQCAAPSSSAPATETMFSLFSPSDTCTVEKASQPCAVHLRGGELTVFAAALQQRGARLGEMLEVPAPALCAKRAAESSTPHRACSARSPPSSGHARNGGAAHTDTAMAAGADASHAIFLTPPPRWSRGTSVNVDTSVLSGRGGASLTAAQRPTALTTLNFAPPTSRRAALVEAAQDEENMPDDAVSTITTNSSSHVETSTVGYRLYQGRGHQRQPGPVAVKSAERSGNAVAYRDATIDSGAAAVSCTSMLSCSADAVALQLLRAEVVELRRRYRELQRQTRDQTCVLQRQEATIRELKVRAAVTQREHQESKAGLSKAHLEIRRLREQVQALRTSATQTAPPPSTSVSLQLPLSDCA
- a CDS encoding fatty acid elongase, putative (TriTrypDB/GeneDB-style sysID: LpmP.05.1150); this encodes MKLADASQCIGKKSLCFHAELNTFVAYPGLIVSHIGYLVVVILLYKFMAGRTAYLLKYPMILYNMTQVVLSLTMAINLGQFLGYGVFNLNGHFTSTIEYWIFIHYLTKFLDMFDTYFMLLRKKEEQLTFLHIYHHLTIGFIWGLLLQHGVANGTAFFGAWINSAVHALMYFHYLYTSLGYKNPLKKYLTQIQMIQFVLCILHAVLVVVLDLHIPKKWAVLQLCYHMTLLYLFMQFYQKGMRKLKHKAKA
- a CDS encoding hypothetical protein (TriTrypDB/GeneDB-style sysID: LpmP.05.1160) — encoded protein: MRRSALRGAARGNESGAIYRRYRNAGLCAVPSLTSSVQGDVSTSVVTSSSLSCSPRRSVCYPTSLHMSARHRLTNASILSNIKSMANEKDDLTSKLVYLRRRQEDAIAFAVKEKEMLAEKAKRQLALEEEKRKVEAHIEALIVEAAQIGGPAAAQRVRDAIAKDKNRYVRSVDAFGDKTVRLQHTFAGLADNRIIHWWEYAYWNYMRYFFTQELLIAKDRFGNKFTVTWQFLKGREEQRRMYRKDSNKKHQPYGALTTDERLWERWMRGHRGDPPSVAEEEHLRDYKKQFFGAMVLEDEEVEDALMRLMAHMNRASQTFQELDDDQVYGDAHRTAKPLRETERKPGEEMAARQKRQGATWTLGFARGDLFYNEEETQVMRTEMGHLFRNMEWQALEYRRQVRRNKQQPPHGKPPEGTTDPNTPDGDPMNHYWERTDLGIPYHDAVPDLTTPELERMRIESDQLEDERLAIRKELGLTDLGDIREGREPIKRGHAPFQPPPVSQRWKPKCWEESWGTGSGMKY